The Flavobacteriales bacterium DNA segment ACCGATGAGTTGTTCAATTTTTATGATGATACGATTGATCAGTTGCGCCAATTGCGAACGGTCGGCAAATTCCACGTCTTCTTCGGAAAAGTCGAGTTCCAACTCGATCAGCGAAGCGAAATGGACGAGTTCTTCGCGCAGCACTCGGAGATCGTTGCCAAATCCACCACGCATCTGATGCATAGCCACTTGGTGTGCTGCTTCTGAAGAGGAAGCGATCAGATCTGCCACAGCTTCAGCTTGCGATAGATCCATCTTGCGGTTCAGAAAAGCCCGCATCGAATACTCGCCTGGTTTGGCCATTCGGCAGCCGTTCTTGCTCAGTAGATTCAGGATTCGTTTCTGAATAAAGGTTGAACCATGGCAAGAGATTTCAACAGAATCTTCTCCAGTAAACGATTTTGGATTGCGGAAAACGCTCACAAGCACTTCATCCACAATTTCGGGCACTTGCCCTGAGCCTGCGGAAGGGTCCAATATATCTCCGAAAATGATGGTGTGCGATGCTGCTTCGGCAATCGTCTTTTTCCCTTTCGCCCGAAAGATATTGTCGGTAATGGCGAAGGCATCTTTTCCGCTCATTCGGATAATAGCGATGGCGCCTGCTCCCGAAGGAGTGGCCAATGCCATAATTGTATCATCCATTGCATTCAGAGCAGCCATTTCAAGCTAATTTGATTGTGGAAAAGTTGAGGGCGCAAAAGTAGACCTTAATGTTGGGTATCCGTTCGTAATAAGCTACTTTTGGCCGCGTTCAAAAAACACATAGACAAACACCATGAGTGTATTAGTAGATAAGAATTCGAAGGTTATTGTTCAAGGATTCACCGGTAGCGAAGGAACTTTCCACGCTTCGCAGATGATTGAATACGGAACCAATGTAGTAGGTGGAGTAACTCCTGGTAAAGGTGGTCAAACTCACCTAGATAGACCAGTATTCAACACGGTTGCAGATGCTGTGAAAGAAACTGGAGCCAATGTTTCCATCATTTTTGTTCCGCCAGCATTTGCGGCTGACGCGATCATGGAAGCTGCGGAAGCAGGAATTGCATTGGTAGTTGCCATCACGGAAGGAACTCCTGTTGCCGATATGGCGAAAGCTGCGGCTTACCTGAAAGGAACCAAGACACGATTGATCGGTCCAAACTGTCCAGGAATCATTACGCCAGAAGGAGCGAAAGTCGGTATCATGCCAGGATTCGTATTCAAGAAAGGACGTATCGGTATCGTTTCAAAGTCTGGAACGTTGACCTATGAAGCTGCTGATCAAGTAGTGAAAGCTGGTATGGGAATCTCAACAGCTATCGGAATCGGTGGTGACCCGATCATTGGTACAACCACTAAAGAAGCAGTTGAATTGTTCATGAACGACCCAGACACAGATGCGATCGTAATGATCGGTGAGATCGGTGGTACGCTAGAGGCTGAAGCTTCAGCTTACATTAAATCTACTGGAAACAAGAAACCGGTTGTTGGTTTCATCGCTGGTCAAACAGCTCCGAAAGGAAGAACAATGGGACACGCGGGTGCCATTGTTGGTGGAGCGGAAGACACCGCAGAAGCTAAAATGAAGATCATG contains these protein-coding regions:
- the sucD gene encoding succinate--CoA ligase subunit alpha yields the protein MSVLVDKNSKVIVQGFTGSEGTFHASQMIEYGTNVVGGVTPGKGGQTHLDRPVFNTVADAVKETGANVSIIFVPPAFAADAIMEAAEAGIALVVAITEGTPVADMAKAAAYLKGTKTRLIGPNCPGIITPEGAKVGIMPGFVFKKGRIGIVSKSGTLTYEAADQVVKAGMGISTAIGIGGDPIIGTTTKEAVELFMNDPDTDAIVMIGEIGGTLEAEASAYIKSTGNKKPVVGFIAGQTAPKGRTMGHAGAIVGGAEDTAEAKMKIMAECGIHVVASPGDIGETMAKAMGVTAGM